The Haloimpatiens massiliensis genome contains a region encoding:
- a CDS encoding IS701 family transposase yields the protein MSTENNIPYNKEINNFIIKLGLSLYLTLPQLKHVCEFIFASVGRGYDGKVIHIAESCYQSTYRTSIGQFLSKSPWNEDYILRALQKFAVNKIWQLSRDTGKPIYVIIDDTICKKTKPSSRAKNPIEKCQFHQSHLENKKVYGHQVVGALLQCGDVTIPYQLTLYDKTKVDKDNKKFTKINIAVNIISSLPEPPIQGFVLGDSWYSAEIIIKTAKAKGFEYIGALKTNRIIYPKCSRMNHKINGFAKTINKEDFHLVTVNKHSYYVYRYEGKINGFKNVVILISYPKEALYNEKALKSFISTDINLTTEEILFQYRERWTIEVFFRQNKMELGFDNYQVRGEKAIKRFWILTQLTYLYCTCCISTDCSKFGEGLKIARKQSQQEVIAWVYSQYKKGVSLNAIFDTLKLSHNKCA from the coding sequence ATGTCTACAGAAAATAATATACCATATAATAAAGAGATTAACAATTTCATAATTAAACTTGGATTATCATTATATTTAACACTGCCTCAATTAAAACATGTTTGTGAATTTATCTTTGCATCCGTAGGTCGTGGGTATGATGGCAAAGTTATTCATATAGCTGAAAGTTGCTATCAGAGTACTTATAGAACATCCATAGGTCAATTTTTATCCAAAAGCCCATGGAATGAAGATTATATTTTGAGAGCATTACAAAAGTTCGCAGTTAATAAAATTTGGCAGTTATCTCGTGATACAGGAAAGCCTATTTATGTGATTATTGATGATACTATCTGTAAGAAGACAAAGCCTTCGTCACGGGCTAAAAATCCTATAGAAAAGTGTCAATTTCATCAATCACATTTAGAAAATAAAAAAGTCTATGGACACCAAGTTGTAGGTGCTTTACTACAATGTGGCGATGTTACAATTCCTTATCAGCTAACGCTTTATGATAAGACTAAAGTCGATAAAGACAATAAAAAATTTACTAAGATTAATATTGCTGTAAATATAATATCTTCATTACCCGAACCACCTATTCAAGGTTTCGTCTTAGGGGATAGTTGGTATAGTGCTGAAATAATTATAAAAACAGCAAAGGCAAAAGGCTTTGAATATATAGGAGCGTTAAAAACTAATAGAATTATATACCCAAAATGCTCGCGCATGAATCATAAAATTAATGGTTTTGCCAAAACTATAAACAAGGAAGACTTTCACCTCGTAACAGTGAATAAGCACTCTTACTATGTTTATAGATATGAGGGCAAAATCAATGGTTTTAAAAATGTTGTAATTCTTATTAGTTATCCTAAAGAAGCTCTCTATAATGAAAAAGCATTAAAATCTTTTATATCAACAGATATAAATCTCACAACAGAAGAAATACTTTTTCAATACCGTGAACGTTGGACAATTGAAGTATTTTTCCGTCAAAATAAGATGGAATTAGGTTTTGATAATTATCAAGTTCGTGGTGAAAAAGCCATAAAGAGATTTTGGATTTTAACTCAATTGACTTATCTTTATTGTACTTGTTGCATAAGCACAGATTGTTCTAAATTTGGAGAAGGTTTAAAAATAGCTCGTAAACAATCCCAACAAGAAGTAATTGCTTGGGTATATTCTCAATATAAAAAAGGAGTTAGTTTAAATGCTATTTTTGATACTCTTAAATTATCACACAATAAGTGTGCTTAA